The genomic interval CTGGTGCGCCCGCAGGACGTGGCGCGCCTGGCCGGCTGCAGCCTGGCCGAGCTGGACACGCTGGCAGCGAGCTGGGACCGCCTCGAACTGGACAACTACCTGAAGGACGGCGGCCGCTACCGGCGCCGCCGCCATTCCTGCTTCGTCGATACCGCCGGGAAGCTGGTGCAGACGCCGCACCGCGCGCACTGGCAGCCGGTCGAGTACAACGCCCTGCACGGCGGCATGCATCGCCTGTTCGAGCCGATCGAGCTTGATACCATCGCCAACCCGGCCTGGCAACGCCTGCTGGGCGCCCTCGGCGCCGTCTGCACGAGCGTGCGCAATGTCCAGCCCCGGTACGTGGAAGCGCACCAGTTCCGCATCGATACCGCCGACGGCATCGGCCGCCCGACGCCGGAAGGCGCGCACCGCGACGGCGTCGATTTCGTCGCCGTGATCCTGGTCCAGCGCCACGGCATCAAGGGCGGCGAGACGCGCGTGTTCGAAGCGAACGGTCCGCGCGGCCAGCGCTTCACGATGCAGGAACCCTGGACCCTGCTGCTGCTCGACGACGCGGCCGTGATCCACGAGTCGACCCCGATCCAGCCGCTGGCGGAGCATGGGCATCGCGATACGCTGGTGCTGACCTGGCGCGCGGGAAGCTTCCAGGGCGAAGGGGTGTAAGGTTCGCGAACGCTGGGCTTTGGCATGAGCGCCACCCTACGGCTGCTGCCAGGTAACGCGTGGGCACGGAGTGCCCACCCTGCGGCTGGCGAATACAGGCAAAAAAAACGCCCGCGTACCTGGGGGTAGCGGGCGGCAATCCAGTATTTCGGAGAAAACTGGAGGAGACAGTTCCAATATAGCGCGATTTTTTGTGCATCGCAATACGGTAGAACTACGAGCGCGTCTCAAAGCTTCCCCCGTTTTCGTAAGAATTTTCTGACGCCTTGCATGTGACATGCATATTTTTGGTGCGGCGCATCATGATCGTGCAACCGGGACCGCCTATGCACCATCACTGGGCGCCCCCTGCTGTCAGCCCTGCCGTATGCTGCCCTGCGGCGTGCTCGGCTGGTCGGTGACGGCGCAGGCGGGCCGGTCCTGGACAGCGCCGCCATCTGCCTTGACCTTTTCCTGTCCAGCCTGTCTTGCCGTGGCGACCGCCATGGCACGTGACGATGCACTGTGCGTTTCCCGGGGTAGCCACGTGGCGGGTGCCACCGTGCCCAGTTGCGGTTGAGGCCGTGTACTTGCCCTGGCCGGCAGGGCACCGAGGGCCTGGTCAGGCGCATCGGCGCCGCAGGGCGATCCGGATGGTGCCGAGTTCGCCGCCGGTCCTGGGGCGCCGGCGGAGGCGCCCTCCTGCGCGCTGGCAAATACGGGGAGTGCCGCCCACATGGCGGCAAGCAGCAAGGAATGGTTCATCGCGGCCTCCTTCAAAACGTCCATTGTAGTACCCGCGCCGACCGCGGGCGCCGGCCCAAAAATCGCGGAAGCGGCGTCGGCTTGTCATGCAATTTGATAAACTCCTTCATTGCGTCCTTACACGCGCAACCCGCTCCATCACGCAACCGGAACCCACGCCCATGCCACCATCGACTCCACGCCTCTTGTCCCGCGCCGTCCTGGCCTTTCTCGTCCTGTCCGCGCTGGCGGGCTGCGGCAAGGGCAAGGACGAGAAGAAGGATGCCGCGCCGACGCCGGCCCTGACCGTCACCACCGGACGGCCGGCCACGGCCAGCCTGCCGCTGCGCCTCGGTGCCAACGGCAACGTCGCCCCCCGGCAGGAGGCGATCGTCGGCAGCGAGTCGGGCGGCCTGCGCCTGCTTGATGTGCGGGTCAACGTGGGCGACGTCGTCAAGAAAGGCGAAGTGCTCGCCGTATTCTCGGCCGACACCGTCAACGCCGAAGTCGCGCAGGCGCGCGCGCCCCTGCAGGAAGCGCAGGCGAATGCCGCGGAAGCGGCCGCCAACGCCAGGCGCGGCGAAGCCCTGCGCGCATCCGGTGCGATGAGCGAGCAGCAGGTGGCGCAGTACGTCACGGCCGCGAATACCGCCGCGGCGGCGTGGGTGGCGGCGGCGCGCGCCACGCTCAGCCAGCAGCAGCTGCGCCTGCGCTACACGCAGGTGGTGGCGCCGGACAGCGGCATCATCTCGGCGCGCAGCGCCACTGTCGGTGCCGTCGTCGGCGTCGGCACCGAACTGTTCCGCCTGATCCGCCGGGGCCGCCTCGAGTGGCGCGCCGAAGTCACGGCAAGCGACATCGGCCGCATCAAGCCCGGCACGAAGGTGACGGTGAAGGCGGCGAACGGCAGCGAGGTCGCCGGCAAGGTGCGCATGGTCGCGCCCACGGTCGACCCGCAATCGCGTACCGCGCTGGTCTATGTCGACCTACCGCCGGCGCTGTCGGCCAACGCGCCCCTGAAGGCGGGCATGTTCGCCGGCGGCGAATTCGAACTGGGCGCCTCGAGTGCGCTGACCGTGCCGCAGACGGCGATTGCCGTGCGCGATGGCTTCAGCTACGTGTTCCGCCTGAATACGGACAACCGCGTCAGCCAGCTCAAGATCGACACCGGCCGCCGCCTGGGCGAACGCATCGAGGTGGTCAAGGGGCTGGCGGCCGACACGCCGATCGTGGTCAGCGGCGCGGGCTTCCTGAATGACGGGGATCTGGTGCGCAACGTCGCGGCGCCTGCCCCGGCCAAAGCGGCCAAGGTCGCGGCGCGCTGAGGACACCTCCATGAATTTTTCCGCCCTCTCGATCCGCAATCCGATCCCGGCGATCCTGCTGTTCGCCCTGCTCACGCTGGCCGGCCTGCTCGCCTTCAAATCCAACAAGATCCAGTTCTTCCCCGATATCGAACTGCCGATCGTCACCGTCACCGCCACCCTGGATGGCGCGGCGCCCGCCCAGCTGGAAACCGAGGTGGCGCGCAAGATCGAGGACTCGGTCGCCACGCTGCAGGGCGTGAAGAACATCTATACCAAGGTGCTCGACGGCGTCGCCACCGTCACCGTCGAATTCATCCTCGACAAGAACCTGTCGGACGCGGAGAACGACGTGCGGGGCGCCGTCTCGCAGGTGCGCGCCGACTTGCCCGGCGAGATGCGCGAGCCAAGCGTGACCAAGGCGGCCACCGCGGGGCGCTCGATCCTCACCTTTACCGCCGCCGCCAAACCCGGCCTGAACGGCACGGCGGGACCTGGACGACCAGGACCTGTCCTGGTTCGTCGACAACACCGTGGCCAAGCGCCTGCTCAGCGTGCCCGGCCTGGGCGCCGTCAAGCGCGTCGGCGGCGTCGACCGCGAAGTGCGGGTCGAACTCGATGACGCGCGCATGGCCGCGCTACGGGTGTCGGCGCTGGACGTGTCGCGCCAGCTGCGCAACGTGCAGCGCGAAGCACCGGGCGGCCGCGGCGACGTCAGCGGCGCCGAGCAGTCGGTCCGCACGCTGGCCACCGTCGCCAGCGCCCGGGAACTGGCGCGCATGGATATCCCGCTGCCGGATGGGCGCCGCGTGAGGCTGAGCGACATTGCGACCGTCATCGATACCGTGTCCGAGCCGCGCGCGCTGGCCGAGCAGGATGGCCGCAAGGTCGTCGGTTTCGAGGTCTTCCGCACGCGCGGCGCCAGCGAGACCGAAGTGGCCGAGGGCGCACGCGCCGCCGTGGCCGAGCTGCAGAAGAAACACCCCAACGTGGTGCTCAAGGAAGTGGTCGACAATGCCGAACCGGTGCAGGAGAACTTCGACGCCTCGATGGAGATGCTGTATGAAGGCGCGCTGCTGGCGGTGCTGGTGGTGTGGTGGTTCCTGCGCGACTGGCGCGCCACCTTCGTCGCCGCCGCCGCCCTGCCGCTGTCGGTGATCCCGGCCTTCCTCGGCCAGTACCTGTTCGGCTATACCCTGAACATGGTCACGCTGCTCTCGCTCGCGCTGGTGGTGGGCGTGCTGGTGGACGATGCCATCGTCGAGATCGAGAACATCGCGCGCCACCTGCACATGGGGAAAACGCCGATGCAGGCGGCGCTGGAAG from Massilia sp. Se16.2.3 carries:
- a CDS encoding 2OG-Fe dioxygenase family protein, with the translated sequence MTTSEPPFTDPSRIADALRGEGYALVRPQDVARLAGCSLAELDTLAASWDRLELDNYLKDGGRYRRRRHSCFVDTAGKLVQTPHRAHWQPVEYNALHGGMHRLFEPIELDTIANPAWQRLLGALGAVCTSVRNVQPRYVEAHQFRIDTADGIGRPTPEGAHRDGVDFVAVILVQRHGIKGGETRVFEANGPRGQRFTMQEPWTLLLLDDAAVIHESTPIQPLAEHGHRDTLVLTWRAGSFQGEGV
- a CDS encoding efflux RND transporter periplasmic adaptor subunit → MPPSTPRLLSRAVLAFLVLSALAGCGKGKDEKKDAAPTPALTVTTGRPATASLPLRLGANGNVAPRQEAIVGSESGGLRLLDVRVNVGDVVKKGEVLAVFSADTVNAEVAQARAPLQEAQANAAEAAANARRGEALRASGAMSEQQVAQYVTAANTAAAAWVAAARATLSQQQLRLRYTQVVAPDSGIISARSATVGAVVGVGTELFRLIRRGRLEWRAEVTASDIGRIKPGTKVTVKAANGSEVAGKVRMVAPTVDPQSRTALVYVDLPPALSANAPLKAGMFAGGEFELGASSALTVPQTAIAVRDGFSYVFRLNTDNRVSQLKIDTGRRLGERIEVVKGLAADTPIVVSGAGFLNDGDLVRNVAAPAPAKAAKVAAR